The region AGTAAGGAGGTAACCAAAGCACCACATCCTACTCCGGTCATGTTTAAAATACCATAAGCGGTGGCTCTGTATTTTGAAGACACAAATTGACAAAGAATGGGCATATTGTTCGCATCAAACATTCCATAGCCAATACCAAAACAAAGTGCTGCTCCAACCACATTAAACAACGAATGACCAAAACCAATAAGCAACAAGGCAGGAATAGTCAAGCCTAAACCAATTGCACTGGTGTAAACTCTACCTTTAATATTTTTCTGAACCCATTTATCCGATAATATACCTCCACATATAACTCCCAAAAATGATGAGAAGGATATGGCAATGGTTGCTAAAGGTCCCGCTTGTTCCATTGGGATATTAAGATTCTGGGAAAATAGGGTAGGAAGCCAGTTTTTGGTAGCCCATCCCGGTAAACTTGGTATGGCAAAATAAAACAGGATAATCCAAAAAGACATATTAGTGAATAAGATTCCCAAACCTTTGAATACAGATTCTTTTTTTGTTTTATCGGATGAAATAGTTTTATTGTGAGTTGTTTCGCTGCTTTTTTTCTCTTTCAAAAGGAAGGCTAAAGCGGCTGCATACACAATCCCGATTAATCCAAAATAATGAAATGTAGTATGCCAAGAAAATGAAGCTGCTATGGTTGCGCCAAATCCTCCTATAGCTGAACCCATGTATAAGCCAGTCATGTGGATACCAATGGCGAGTGATCTTGTTTTTTGCTGGTGGTAATCGGCTATAAGCGATAAACCGGCAGGAATATATAAGGCTTCACTGACTCCCATCAAGGCTCTTAACCAGTACACCTGAT is a window of Flavobacterium acetivorans DNA encoding:
- a CDS encoding MFS transporter, translated to MKESKHYPWIVVGLLWLVALLNYMDRQMLATMRPSMETDIPELVSGENFGRLMAIFLWIYALMSPVSGIIADKLNRKWLIVGSLFVWSAVTYAMGLATTYNQVYWLRALMGVSEALYIPAGLSLIADYHQQKTRSLAIGIHMTGLYMGSAIGGFGATIAASFSWHTTFHYFGLIGIVYAAALAFLLKEKKSSETTHNKTISSDKTKKESVFKGLGILFTNMSFWIILFYFAIPSLPGWATKNWLPTLFSQNLNIPMEQAGPLATIAISFSSFLGVICGGILSDKWVQKNIKGRVYTSAIGLGLTIPALLLIGFGHSLFNVVGAALCFGIGYGMFDANNMPILCQFVSSKYRATAYGILNMTGVGCGALVTSLLGKYSDNGTLGDGFALMAGIVLLALIVQIVFLRPKVNDFVDA